The proteins below come from a single Chitinophagales bacterium genomic window:
- a CDS encoding two pore domain potassium channel family protein, producing the protein MCYIYYLIGVDQLTGYTGKSGQEAFLHCFFFSAQSLTTVGYGRIAPVGIAASWVASIESMIGLLIFALATGLLYGKFSRPKARIIHSKNALISGYKKENLVWGARFILNFQESPDGATIHYVNMINDYEPVGLPDYRVAAGARVYLIR; encoded by the coding sequence ATTTGCTACATCTATTACCTGATAGGTGTAGACCAGCTAACGGGCTATACCGGTAAGTCCGGGCAGGAGGCATTTCTTCATTGTTTCTTCTTCAGCGCACAATCGCTCACCACCGTTGGATACGGGCGAATTGCGCCGGTGGGCATAGCCGCGAGCTGGGTGGCATCCATCGAATCGATGATCGGCCTGCTGATTTTTGCCCTGGCCACCGGATTGCTATACGGTAAATTTTCACGACCCAAAGCCCGTATCATCCACAGTAAAAATGCCCTTATATCCGGGTATAAAAAAGAAAACCTCGTATGGGGGGCACGGTTTATCCTCAACTTCCAGGAATCACCGGATGGAGCTACGATCCACTATGTAAACATGATTAACGATTATGAGCCGGTTGGACTACCTGATTACAGAGTAGCGGCAGGGGCCCGAGTGTACTTGATAAGATAA
- a CDS encoding carboxylate-amine ligase: MQSLNSETDPQSIHDATETFPEPGSSAEQQRFRELQQKLLWQYEKVFPDMEAKKTIVCIPSLTIDQELQTRVSGSLHYEERLLSLLMLLRMPRTHVVYVTSMPIDEVIIDYYLHLLPGITGHHARRRLTMLSCFDASPKSLTEKILERPRLMERIREAVPVHELAHITDYNTTGFERTLAVRLNLPLFGCDPDLLHHGSKSGSRKIFRACGADLAPGYEDVKDEQEIIEALVSLKTDNPSLKKAVVKVNEGFSGEGNAIFAFNGCPETGSIKTWVRDHLKDHLTVVAADFTYEIFMSKFKEMQGIVEEFIPGEIKTSPSAQCLIDPMGRAEVISTHDQVLGGEGGQVFIGAKFPADEEYAGEIGKRGLCISQEMAKYGVMGRFSIDFISVKESDGWKHYAVEINLRKGGTTHPNLLLQGLTAGKYDAEKGIYLTASGQRRYYFSSDNVKSENYKMLTPPDLIDMAILKNLQYDGSTQQGVMFHLIGALSQYGKLGVVCIGDSQSQADALYTKTLQVLDQETEK, from the coding sequence ATGCAATCACTCAACTCCGAAACGGATCCTCAATCCATTCACGACGCAACAGAAACGTTTCCAGAACCTGGTTCCTCAGCCGAGCAGCAACGCTTTCGCGAGCTGCAGCAAAAATTGCTGTGGCAATACGAGAAGGTGTTTCCCGACATGGAGGCGAAGAAAACTATTGTGTGTATTCCTTCGCTCACGATTGACCAGGAATTGCAAACCAGGGTGAGCGGATCATTGCATTATGAAGAACGCCTGCTTTCATTGCTCATGCTGCTTCGCATGCCACGCACTCACGTAGTATATGTTACCAGCATGCCCATTGATGAGGTGATCATTGATTATTACCTGCATCTGCTACCCGGTATCACGGGCCATCATGCACGCCGCAGGCTTACGATGCTCAGTTGCTTTGATGCCTCGCCAAAGTCGCTGACGGAGAAAATCCTGGAGAGGCCCAGGCTGATGGAGCGGATACGGGAAGCTGTTCCGGTGCATGAGTTGGCCCATATAACGGATTATAACACTACCGGTTTCGAACGAACGCTTGCCGTGCGGCTGAACCTTCCCTTGTTTGGATGTGATCCTGACCTCCTCCATCACGGCTCGAAAAGCGGAAGCAGAAAAATCTTCAGAGCCTGCGGAGCAGACCTGGCACCGGGTTATGAAGATGTAAAGGATGAGCAGGAAATTATCGAAGCATTGGTGTCGCTGAAAACTGATAATCCTTCGCTAAAAAAGGCCGTAGTGAAAGTGAATGAAGGGTTCTCAGGTGAAGGCAATGCCATTTTCGCGTTCAATGGGTGCCCTGAAACGGGAAGCATAAAAACCTGGGTAAGGGATCACTTAAAAGACCACCTTACCGTTGTGGCAGCGGACTTCACCTATGAAATTTTCATGAGCAAGTTCAAAGAGATGCAGGGCATTGTAGAAGAATTTATTCCCGGGGAAATCAAGACATCGCCTTCAGCTCAATGTCTCATAGATCCCATGGGCAGAGCCGAAGTAATCTCCACCCATGATCAGGTACTGGGCGGTGAAGGTGGGCAGGTATTCATTGGCGCAAAGTTTCCGGCTGATGAAGAGTATGCAGGTGAAATCGGGAAGCGGGGGTTATGTATTTCTCAGGAAATGGCAAAATATGGCGTGATGGGTCGCTTCAGTATTGATTTTATTTCGGTAAAGGAAAGCGACGGATGGAAACACTATGCAGTAGAAATTAATTTGCGTAAGGGAGGCACTACGCATCCCAACCTTCTGCTGCAGGGTCTAACCGCTGGCAAGTATGATGCAGAGAAAGGAATTTATCTCACTGCCAGCGGACAGCGGCGCTATTATTTCAGCTCAGATAACGTAAAAAGCGAAAATTATAAGATGCTTACTCCGCCTGATCTCATTGATATGGCCATCCTGAAAAATCTGCAGTACGATGGATCCACACAACAGGGAGTCATGTTTCATTTAATCGGTGCGCTTTCCCAATATGGAAAACTCGGGGTAGTGTGTATAGGAGATTCTCAATCGCAGGCTGATGCCCTTTACACGAAGACGCTCCAGGTGCTGGATCAGGAAACAGAGAAATAG